A genomic segment from Geitlerinema sp. PCC 7407 encodes:
- a CDS encoding homogentisate phytyltransferase produces the protein MHRTSSPESVRPSQRARTPRQWLYALWKFSRPHTIIGTSLSVLGVYLVARSYGGTSTSWLWLLGAWLACIFGNVYIVGLNQLEDVAIDRINKPHLPLASGEFSLNQGRGIVLGTGIAAIALASVQGPFLLGMVALSLAIGTAYSLPPIRLKRSPFWASLCIFSVRGAIVNLGLFLHATQKLGLPLRFTPEIIALTLFVLVFTFAIAIFKDIPDLEGDRQYNISTFTVRLGPQAVFDLSRWVLTACYGGMALGAIALPGANAPFLVATHLGALGLFWALSTRVDLQSQRAIADFYQFIWKLFFLEYLLFPAACLLS, from the coding sequence ATGCACCGCACGTCTTCGCCGGAGTCTGTTCGTCCGTCCCAGCGCGCCCGCACGCCCCGCCAGTGGCTCTACGCCCTCTGGAAATTTTCTCGGCCCCACACGATCATCGGCACCAGTCTCAGCGTGCTGGGGGTGTACCTGGTGGCCCGCTCCTACGGCGGCACCAGCACCAGCTGGCTGTGGCTGCTGGGCGCTTGGTTGGCCTGCATTTTCGGCAATGTCTACATCGTGGGCCTCAATCAGCTCGAAGATGTGGCCATTGACCGGATCAATAAGCCCCATCTGCCCCTAGCCTCGGGGGAGTTCAGCCTGAACCAGGGCCGAGGCATTGTGCTGGGGACGGGCATCGCGGCGATCGCCCTCGCTAGCGTGCAGGGGCCGTTTTTGCTGGGAATGGTGGCCCTGAGTCTGGCCATCGGCACGGCCTACTCGCTGCCCCCCATTCGCCTGAAGCGATCGCCCTTTTGGGCCTCGCTGTGCATCTTTTCGGTGCGGGGCGCCATTGTGAATCTGGGCCTTTTTCTCCACGCGACCCAGAAACTGGGCCTCCCGCTGAGATTTACGCCCGAAATCATCGCTTTGACGCTGTTTGTGCTGGTTTTCACCTTCGCGATCGCCATTTTCAAGGATATTCCCGACCTAGAGGGCGATCGCCAGTACAACATCTCCACGTTTACCGTCCGTCTGGGGCCACAGGCGGTGTTTGACCTGTCGCGGTGGGTGCTGACGGCGTGCTACGGCGGCATGGCCCTGGGGGCGATCGCCCTGCCCGGCGCCAACGCGCCTTTTTTGGTGGCGACTCACCTGGGCGCGCTGGGGCTGTTTTGGGCGCTGAGCACGCGGGTCGATCTGC